The following proteins are co-located in the Patescibacteria group bacterium genome:
- a CDS encoding signal peptidase II has translation MTRAHFFTGAGSVVALALVDAFTKWWAIGHAIPASSSAIPSLFAFALHKNPGIAFDIPVPFFIILPLTLTIIVLFGYYFGRPALVDHRFEEALACFMVCIGALGNFLDRAVNGFTTDYLILLHTSAINLSDLLILFGMGLFLWYHKGNPQIEKT, from the coding sequence ATGACCCGCGCCCACTTTTTCACGGGCGCAGGTTCGGTCGTGGCACTCGCTCTTGTCGACGCCTTTACAAAATGGTGGGCTATAGGCCACGCAATTCCGGCCAGCTCATCGGCCATCCCCTCATTGTTCGCTTTCGCGTTACACAAAAATCCAGGCATTGCTTTTGACATCCCGGTGCCGTTTTTCATTATTTTGCCGTTGACCCTCACGATTATCGTGCTATTCGGCTACTATTTCGGTCGCCCAGCGCTCGTTGATCATAGATTTGAGGAAGCCCTAGCCTGTTTCATGGTCTGTATTGGCGCACTCGGCAATTTCCTGGATCGAGCCGTGAATGGGTTCACCACTGATTACCTGATTCTCCTGCACACTTCGGCAATTAATCTTTCTGACCTGCTGATTCTCTTCGGCATGGGACTTTTTCTGTGGTACCATAAAGGCAACCCCCAGATCGAGAAAACCTAA
- a CDS encoding YifB family Mg chelatase-like AAA ATPase, with translation MGFAFVSAATVFGLEAVHVEVEADISKGLPKFHVVGLPDTATSEARERVRSAIKNSGLTFPRPVITVNLAPASLKKHGASYDLPIALGILVADGTIPPKALDRILVLGELALDGRIRTTTGILPCVMMAKKTGFTGVIVPEENAREAALIEGILVHPVKDLRAIVQALNDGILPLYTPPNELDSSLHLPLTKGDVGREFRKSGTDFADIAGQSQAKRALEIAASGGHNVLLIGSPGSGKTLLARALPGILPPLSFDEALEITAIHSVHGSLDKDEVLLRDRPFRSPHHSASGVALVGGGGNPKPGEITLAHRGVLFLDEFPEFPRRALEHLRQPLEEGRVTVSRAAGSVAFPARFMLVAAMNPCPCGYAFDQERTCVCTDFVKERYRQKISGPLLDRIDLIVEVPRLPLSAFSDSSRESSQAVCDRVTRAREISRTRYESVGISTNAELGASTLKHFCILEPDDLAYFQKAAESLRLSARAYTRILKVARTIADLNENPAIERGHLMEALQFRSTLTGDNQADS, from the coding sequence ATGGGATTTGCTTTTGTAAGTGCGGCTACGGTATTTGGTCTTGAAGCGGTGCATGTCGAGGTCGAGGCCGATATCTCGAAGGGTCTACCGAAGTTTCACGTTGTCGGTTTACCCGATACGGCCACGAGCGAAGCGCGCGAAAGGGTACGATCGGCAATCAAAAATAGCGGGCTCACCTTCCCGCGCCCTGTTATAACGGTCAATCTCGCGCCAGCGAGTCTCAAAAAGCACGGCGCCTCTTATGATTTACCCATCGCGCTCGGAATCCTGGTAGCCGACGGCACTATTCCGCCAAAAGCCCTGGATCGCATCCTCGTTTTAGGCGAGTTGGCCCTCGACGGCCGTATCAGGACAACAACCGGAATACTGCCCTGCGTCATGATGGCGAAAAAAACAGGATTTACAGGCGTCATTGTCCCCGAAGAAAACGCCCGTGAAGCAGCGCTTATTGAAGGGATCCTTGTTCATCCCGTCAAAGACCTGCGAGCAATCGTTCAGGCGCTAAACGACGGCATCCTCCCGCTCTACACACCGCCCAATGAACTGGACAGTTCGCTGCATCTTCCCCTTACGAAAGGGGATGTCGGGAGGGAGTTCAGGAAGAGTGGAACGGACTTCGCGGACATCGCCGGCCAGTCTCAAGCTAAACGCGCGCTCGAAATCGCCGCGTCAGGTGGTCACAACGTTCTCCTTATAGGCTCTCCCGGCAGTGGCAAAACACTCCTCGCGCGTGCACTCCCGGGGATACTCCCGCCCCTCTCTTTTGACGAAGCGCTCGAAATCACAGCGATTCACTCAGTTCACGGCAGTCTCGATAAAGACGAAGTCTTACTCCGCGATCGACCATTTCGCTCGCCGCATCACAGCGCGAGTGGAGTAGCTCTCGTCGGCGGTGGAGGCAACCCCAAACCCGGCGAAATCACGCTCGCACATCGCGGGGTGCTCTTCCTCGACGAGTTTCCTGAGTTTCCGCGCCGCGCGCTCGAGCACCTTCGCCAGCCCCTCGAGGAGGGTCGAGTTACAGTCTCACGCGCTGCCGGAAGCGTGGCCTTCCCTGCACGCTTCATGCTCGTGGCTGCGATGAATCCGTGTCCGTGCGGGTACGCCTTCGACCAAGAACGCACCTGCGTCTGTACAGACTTTGTCAAAGAACGATATAGACAAAAAATTTCTGGCCCGCTTTTAGATAGAATCGATCTCATTGTCGAAGTCCCTCGACTCCCGCTCTCCGCCTTCAGCGATTCGTCGAGAGAAAGTTCGCAGGCGGTGTGTGATCGCGTGACCCGAGCTCGCGAGATTTCTCGCACGCGCTACGAGTCCGTGGGTATCTCGACGAACGCAGAACTCGGCGCCAGCACGCTCAAGCATTTCTGTATCCTAGAACCGGATGACCTTGCCTACTTTCAAAAAGCCGCCGAGTCCCTTCGTCTCTCAGCTCGCGCGTATACGAGAATTCTCAAAGTCGCTCGGACAATCGCCGACCTCAATGAAAACCCCGCGATTGAACGCGGGCATCTCATGGAAGCTTTGCAATTTCGCTCGACGCTTACCGGAGATAATCAAGCGGATTCTTAA
- the rpsO gene encoding 30S ribosomal protein S15, whose protein sequence is MLDKAKKEKLIKKFRTHESDTGSPQVQIAILTEEVKELTNHLKTHRKDFSSRRGLVKKVAERRRLLKYLERENEAAYRKILEELGLKK, encoded by the coding sequence ATGCTCGATAAGGCCAAGAAAGAGAAGCTCATTAAGAAGTTCCGCACGCATGAGTCTGATACTGGTTCCCCTCAGGTCCAGATCGCTATCCTAACGGAAGAGGTCAAGGAACTGACTAACCATTTAAAGACGCATCGTAAGGATTTCAGCTCACGCCGAGGACTTGTTAAGAAGGTTGCGGAACGCCGCCGCCTCCTCAAGTACCTTGAGCGCGAGAACGAAGCTGCTTACCGGAAAATTCTGGAAGAGCTTGGATTGAAGAAGTAA
- the polA gene encoding DNA polymerase I, with protein MSTEKKVFLVLDGNALLHRAWHAIPPLTTADGRVVNAAYGFTNVIEKMLSTFHPDSMVVAWDLPGGTFRNEDYAPYKAHREKKADELYAQIPIIQEILRAYGIPSLDAKGFEADDIIGTIATMNETGGDFETLIVTGDLDSLQLVSPNTKVVFFVKGLSEVKIYDEKAVEERYGLPPSGLIDLKTLIGDTSDNLPGIVGIGEKGAAELLKAYGSVNGILEAMKTESLPEKYVRKFKGQEKTVELMRRLVTVVRDVPLKNFSYESAKRTPIDPAKLLPMFRDLEFRTLIKKYESREGGVINPAPDERPKKSTKKSALTKFVGSMFELNPKQIGILLEEKQQDLFGESVGAIILTDGSLFWKVASTNIAELRHVVEVLSKTDLVVGHDLKAIYHVFAKHDVEVLEPLRQKTIFDTMVGAYLLAPGGRELAFIEVLNENLGLQLEETATIDEIAPHLFALKEKIEKKLAEEKMTKLFEEIEMPLIPVLFKMELDGILVDKEMLTSLADQFEKTIDKLTKKIHKLAGKEFNVNSPSQLAEILFVDLGLPTKGIKKTKTGYSTAAQELEKLEDEHEIVPLMSEYREIAKLKSTYADSLPTLIAKDGRIHTTYNQTVAATGRLSSVNPNMQNIPIRSELGREIRKAFIAPSGFELLSADYSQIELRLAAVLSQDEPFLKAFKEGADIHRRTAADILGIEEDKVTKEQREAAKATNFSILYGVGARALSRRIGMSYEEARDFIERYFAVHPGIAAFIDASKVKARVDGYVETMFGRRRYLPDIQSGMPQLVAASERMAMNMPVQGSNADIIKMAMIKMDEWIRKSGLRVKMLLQVHDELVFEVHASDIEQATKEIPKIMSGVVNLEIPLIVDTGIGKRWGEIE; from the coding sequence ATGTCAACCGAGAAAAAAGTATTTTTAGTGCTTGATGGCAACGCGCTTTTGCACCGCGCCTGGCATGCTATTCCCCCGCTCACTACCGCCGATGGTCGAGTAGTGAATGCTGCCTACGGCTTTACGAACGTCATCGAGAAAATGCTGTCGACCTTTCACCCGGACTCGATGGTCGTCGCTTGGGATTTGCCTGGTGGTACGTTTCGGAACGAAGATTACGCACCCTACAAGGCACACCGTGAGAAGAAAGCTGATGAACTTTATGCGCAAATTCCTATTATACAGGAGATTTTGCGCGCGTACGGTATTCCATCACTCGATGCGAAGGGATTTGAAGCTGACGATATCATCGGCACCATTGCAACCATGAATGAGACTGGCGGAGACTTTGAGACTTTGATTGTAACGGGTGATCTCGATTCCCTTCAGCTTGTTTCGCCGAATACGAAGGTCGTTTTCTTTGTGAAGGGGCTGTCCGAGGTGAAGATTTACGACGAGAAAGCAGTCGAGGAACGCTACGGATTGCCGCCGAGTGGACTGATTGACCTGAAGACGCTCATCGGCGACACGTCTGACAACTTGCCGGGCATTGTTGGTATTGGCGAGAAGGGCGCGGCCGAATTATTGAAGGCATATGGCTCGGTGAACGGTATCCTTGAGGCGATGAAGACCGAGTCGCTTCCAGAGAAATATGTAAGAAAATTCAAAGGCCAGGAAAAGACGGTGGAACTCATGCGCAGGCTGGTGACGGTTGTTCGAGACGTACCACTTAAGAATTTTTCATATGAATCGGCTAAGCGAACGCCGATTGATCCTGCGAAATTGTTGCCCATGTTCCGTGATTTGGAATTTCGCACGTTGATTAAGAAATATGAATCTCGAGAAGGCGGGGTTATCAACCCCGCACCGGATGAAAGACCGAAAAAATCAACAAAGAAATCCGCATTAACGAAATTTGTTGGCAGCATGTTTGAATTGAACCCGAAACAGATAGGGATTTTATTAGAGGAGAAGCAACAGGATCTGTTTGGCGAGTCTGTGGGAGCGATAATCCTGACGGACGGTTCTTTGTTTTGGAAGGTTGCTTCGACGAATATTGCCGAACTACGGCACGTGGTCGAGGTTCTTTCCAAGACAGACCTCGTCGTTGGACATGACTTGAAGGCTATTTATCATGTGTTTGCGAAGCATGACGTCGAGGTTCTTGAGCCGCTGCGCCAGAAGACGATCTTCGATACGATGGTTGGCGCGTATCTGTTGGCGCCAGGTGGCCGTGAGTTAGCATTCATAGAGGTTCTGAATGAAAATCTCGGACTTCAGCTTGAAGAAACGGCGACTATCGACGAAATCGCCCCGCACTTGTTCGCGCTCAAGGAGAAGATTGAGAAGAAACTGGCCGAAGAGAAGATGACGAAGCTTTTTGAAGAGATTGAGATGCCCTTGATTCCTGTTCTGTTCAAAATGGAGCTCGACGGCATTTTGGTCGACAAGGAAATGCTGACCTCGCTCGCCGATCAATTCGAGAAGACCATTGATAAGCTGACGAAGAAGATTCACAAACTTGCGGGCAAAGAATTTAACGTGAACTCCCCTTCTCAGCTGGCCGAGATTCTTTTCGTCGATCTCGGACTCCCGACAAAGGGCATCAAGAAAACTAAGACCGGTTACTCGACGGCCGCACAGGAGCTTGAGAAACTTGAAGACGAGCACGAGATTGTCCCTCTAATGTCTGAATATCGTGAGATCGCAAAGCTGAAGTCGACTTACGCTGATTCCTTGCCAACACTGATTGCGAAGGATGGCAGAATCCACACCACGTATAACCAAACGGTTGCGGCCACGGGTCGATTGAGCTCGGTGAACCCAAACATGCAGAACATTCCGATCCGCTCAGAGCTTGGCCGTGAGATTCGCAAGGCATTCATTGCACCGAGTGGTTTCGAGCTTCTCTCCGCCGACTATTCGCAGATCGAGCTTCGACTTGCAGCCGTGCTATCGCAGGACGAACCATTCCTCAAGGCGTTTAAGGAAGGCGCGGACATTCACCGCCGTACTGCGGCCGACATTCTCGGTATCGAGGAAGACAAAGTGACTAAAGAACAACGCGAGGCTGCGAAGGCAACGAACTTCTCGATTCTCTACGGAGTTGGCGCGCGAGCTTTATCGAGGCGTATCGGCATGAGCTATGAGGAAGCAAGGGATTTTATTGAACGCTACTTTGCCGTGCATCCTGGTATCGCAGCTTTTATCGATGCGTCGAAAGTGAAGGCGAGAGTCGACGGCTATGTAGAAACGATGTTCGGCCGCCGCAGATATTTGCCCGACATTCAATCAGGAATGCCCCAGCTCGTCGCGGCCTCCGAAAGAATGGCGATGAACATGCCGGTGCAAGGTTCAAACGCCGACATCATCAAAATGGCCATGATCAAAATGGACGAATGGATCCGTAAGTCGGGACTGCGGGTGAAGATGTTGCTGCAAGTTCACGATGAACTCGTTTTCGAGGTTCACGCGAGCGACATTGAACAGGCCACCAAAGAAATTCCCAAAATTATGTCGGGCGTGGTCAATCTGGAGATTCCACTGATCGTTGATACGGGAATCGGAAAGAGATGGGGGGAGATCGAGTAA
- the xerA gene encoding site-specific tyrosine recombinase/integron integrase → MPKNILAKYIKEFLEYLEIERGRSEKTIKNYRFYLLRFSEWAGSPNPLEITGEMVRKYRLHLNRDIAGREEAKLQKNTQNYHLIALRSFLKYLAKRDVQSMAPEKIELAKQGTRHVSFLEADEFERFRKGPTNDPTIVGYRDKALLELLFSTGMRVSEASTLKIDNINLKRDEFTVLGKGKKHRVVYLSEDARRAVKTYLEHRKDTSPYLFVRHDRARHSMPTAHPLTPRSVQRIVDRYAREAGITKRVTPHTLRHTYATDLLRNGADIRAVQSLLGHESITTTQVYTHITDKELGRVYKEFHDKKKKS, encoded by the coding sequence ATGCCCAAGAACATTCTGGCTAAATACATTAAGGAGTTTCTAGAATATCTTGAGATTGAGCGCGGGCGCTCGGAGAAAACCATTAAGAACTACCGTTTTTATTTGTTGAGGTTTTCGGAATGGGCTGGTTCGCCGAATCCATTGGAGATTACGGGAGAGATGGTTAGAAAATACCGATTACACCTGAACCGCGATATTGCCGGTCGCGAGGAAGCAAAGCTCCAGAAAAACACCCAGAACTATCATCTAATTGCGCTTCGATCATTTTTGAAATATCTCGCCAAGCGTGACGTGCAGAGCATGGCGCCGGAGAAGATCGAGCTGGCCAAGCAAGGGACTCGCCATGTGAGTTTCCTTGAGGCGGATGAGTTTGAGCGCTTCCGTAAGGGCCCGACGAATGATCCAACGATTGTTGGCTATCGTGATAAAGCTTTGCTTGAGTTACTTTTTTCCACGGGCATGCGTGTGTCTGAGGCGTCGACGCTCAAGATCGACAACATCAATTTGAAACGTGACGAGTTCACAGTGCTTGGTAAAGGCAAGAAACATCGGGTCGTCTATCTTTCGGAGGATGCTCGTCGGGCAGTAAAGACATATCTCGAACATCGCAAGGACACTTCTCCGTACCTCTTTGTCCGCCACGACCGAGCCCGTCACTCGATGCCAACTGCGCATCCTCTTACTCCCCGCTCCGTGCAACGCATCGTCGACAGATACGCACGCGAGGCCGGCATCACCAAACGCGTCACACCCCACACGCTGCGTCACACTTACGCCACGGACCTTTTGCGTAACGGGGCGGACATCCGCGCAGTTCAGTCGTTACTTGGCCACGAGTCGATCACAACGACGCAGGTGTATACGCACATTACAGACAAAGAACTGGGGCGTGTATATAAGGAGTTTCATGATAAGAAAAAGAAAAGTTAG
- a CDS encoding NAD(P)/FAD-dependent oxidoreductase yields the protein MENFDVLIVGASFSGLTLAHHLPKHLKVLVVDAKPSAGSTVESTGLITSKTLAEFSSFFPIDRYITNPISAIGVIAPGFADYFISTVKEPWIYQTDTKGLVAALAETLPANVSLKTSTVFLATNKPNNPTEATIRTLGQEPEAISIKFLVGADGGHSKVASTNPALSQNSKFLFGYEQVFFGDVLLGPKPEETIFHYWFGEFSLGYGGWLSPTVVDGRKAFRIGLAKLMKDRGEAKNLMESFMRKLVELGHIRVEGEITAPGYVFGSHIPIGGPRMKIADGNILLIGDAAGFCGAFAADGIKGSVISGKEAARVIHHYLDGRTEVTKKLRKWMNEHGGIMKYYYRQMGYRMIWDLMKTDRSFRAMYDIIASEHETFLEQFCDSKDKHRSLAWTVLKPRHFEKLGKYAWYIICDFIK from the coding sequence ATGGAAAACTTCGATGTATTGATAGTGGGTGCAAGCTTTTCTGGGCTAACCCTGGCGCATCATCTTCCAAAACACTTAAAAGTACTCGTAGTAGACGCAAAACCGTCCGCCGGAAGCACCGTTGAGTCGACAGGCCTCATCACTTCTAAGACTCTCGCCGAGTTTTCCTCGTTTTTTCCAATTGATCGCTATATTACAAACCCGATCAGCGCCATCGGAGTGATTGCGCCGGGCTTTGCCGACTATTTCATCTCAACTGTTAAAGAACCTTGGATTTATCAAACTGATACAAAAGGACTCGTCGCCGCCCTAGCCGAAACGCTACCGGCGAACGTATCGCTGAAGACCTCGACCGTCTTCCTCGCCACCAACAAACCAAATAATCCGACCGAGGCCACGATTCGCACGCTCGGCCAAGAGCCAGAAGCGATCAGCATCAAGTTCCTCGTTGGTGCCGACGGAGGTCACTCGAAAGTCGCGTCGACGAACCCAGCGCTCAGCCAGAACAGCAAGTTCCTCTTTGGCTACGAACAAGTGTTCTTTGGCGACGTTCTCCTCGGTCCCAAACCCGAAGAGACGATCTTCCACTATTGGTTCGGCGAGTTTTCGCTCGGCTACGGCGGTTGGTTGTCGCCTACGGTTGTCGATGGACGCAAAGCATTCCGTATCGGCCTCGCCAAACTAATGAAAGATAGAGGGGAGGCGAAGAATCTCATGGAATCTTTCATGCGAAAGCTGGTCGAGCTCGGCCATATTAGAGTCGAAGGCGAGATCACTGCTCCCGGCTACGTCTTTGGCTCGCACATTCCGATCGGTGGCCCCCGAATGAAGATCGCGGACGGAAATATTTTGTTGATTGGCGATGCTGCAGGTTTTTGTGGCGCATTCGCCGCTGACGGCATTAAGGGTTCTGTCATTTCCGGCAAGGAAGCCGCGCGCGTCATTCATCATTATCTCGACGGCAGAACCGAAGTGACAAAGAAACTTCGAAAATGGATGAACGAACACGGCGGCATTATGAAATATTATTATCGCCAAATGGGCTACCGGATGATTTGGGATCTCATGAAAACAGACCGCAGCTTCCGCGCCATGTATGACATCATCGCCTCCGAGCATGAAACATTCCTGGAACAATTTTGCGACAGCAAAGATAAGCATCGCTCACTGGCTTGGACCGTCCTGAAGCCACGTCACTTCGAAAAACTTGGGAAGTACGCCTGGTACATCATCTGCGACTTCATCAAATAA
- the pnp gene encoding polyribonucleotide nucleotidyltransferase, producing MTTSHSIDFGGKKLTIETGKLAKAANGACVVTYGKTVVLATAVMSKDVRPGLSFFPLMVDFEEKLYAAGRIKGSRFIKREGRPTDEAVLAARFIDRAIRPLFDQRIANDVQVIISVLAFDEENDADIPGLIGASCALHMSDIPWNGPIAVARVNTDAEGHFILNGTYAEREVAKFDVDVAGTAEKVIMIEAGCDEAPEAEVIDAIAYGRENLGPVIELIEAVRKEAGKAKVDLLTPKTDEAKRVAGKREEIKALLTPFMKKTIQELFFAAPKASKVERAIAKDEMKKKAVAFLTEQGQDEEGITLGKSLLGELLDLEIGRTIIEEGKRVDGRGLDEIRNLESEVALLPCVHGSALFNRGETQVLSIVTLGAPGDKQTLDGMELVGERRFMHHYNFPPFSVGEAKPLRGAGRREVGHGALAEKALAFMIPAKEVFPYTLRVVSEVLGSNGSSSMGSTCGASLALMDAGVPIKAAVAGIAMGLASDGKRYQVITDLQDLEDGEGGMDFKITGTRKGITAIQLDTKTDGLPHTVVVEAVTRAQSARMKILDVMAKAIPEPRAELSPNAPRIITININPDKIREVIGPGGKTINEIIEKTGVSDIDIEQTGLVMITSPDAESAQKAYDWIYNLTRDIEVNEVFHGNVVRLMDFGAFVELLPGKDGLVHVSEMAPWRVEKVTDVVNVGDKVHVKVIEIDEKGRVNLSMKKAEGNVYTDEMKAKAGSGDSESTSRRGAKPPQGKRYD from the coding sequence ATGACCACATCGCACTCGATTGATTTTGGAGGAAAGAAGTTAACGATTGAAACAGGCAAGCTCGCAAAAGCAGCAAACGGCGCTTGCGTAGTTACATACGGCAAGACTGTGGTGCTCGCGACTGCAGTTATGAGCAAGGATGTTCGCCCAGGATTGAGTTTCTTCCCGCTCATGGTTGATTTCGAGGAAAAGTTGTACGCCGCGGGACGCATCAAGGGTTCGCGCTTCATTAAGCGTGAAGGACGACCAACGGACGAAGCAGTTCTCGCTGCTCGGTTCATCGATCGCGCTATTCGCCCACTGTTTGATCAGCGCATCGCCAACGATGTGCAGGTCATTATTTCGGTACTGGCCTTCGACGAAGAAAATGATGCCGACATTCCAGGGCTCATCGGCGCATCGTGCGCGCTCCACATGTCTGACATTCCATGGAACGGCCCAATCGCCGTTGCTCGCGTCAACACTGATGCCGAGGGTCATTTCATCTTGAACGGCACCTACGCAGAACGCGAGGTTGCAAAGTTCGACGTGGACGTTGCTGGTACAGCCGAAAAGGTGATTATGATCGAAGCTGGTTGCGATGAAGCTCCAGAAGCTGAAGTCATTGACGCTATTGCTTATGGTCGCGAGAACCTTGGTCCAGTTATCGAGCTCATCGAAGCGGTGCGCAAGGAAGCAGGAAAGGCCAAAGTTGACCTTCTGACGCCAAAGACGGACGAAGCCAAACGTGTCGCCGGCAAGCGCGAAGAAATCAAAGCGCTTTTAACGCCGTTCATGAAGAAAACTATTCAGGAATTATTCTTCGCAGCACCGAAAGCGAGCAAAGTCGAACGCGCAATTGCAAAAGATGAGATGAAGAAGAAAGCCGTCGCATTTTTAACGGAACAAGGCCAGGACGAAGAAGGTATTACGCTCGGCAAGTCATTGCTCGGCGAGTTACTTGACCTCGAAATCGGTCGCACGATCATTGAAGAAGGCAAGCGCGTTGATGGTCGAGGACTCGATGAAATCCGCAACCTGGAAAGCGAAGTCGCCTTGCTCCCATGCGTGCACGGTTCTGCATTGTTCAACCGTGGCGAAACGCAGGTTCTGTCCATCGTTACGCTCGGTGCTCCTGGCGACAAGCAGACGCTCGACGGCATGGAACTGGTCGGCGAACGCCGATTCATGCACCACTACAACTTTCCTCCGTTCTCTGTTGGCGAAGCAAAACCACTCCGTGGCGCTGGCCGTCGCGAGGTTGGACATGGCGCGCTAGCAGAAAAAGCACTCGCCTTCATGATCCCTGCAAAAGAAGTCTTCCCGTACACGCTTCGCGTAGTTTCCGAGGTTCTCGGTTCTAACGGCTCAAGCTCGATGGGCTCAACTTGCGGTGCCTCGTTGGCACTTATGGATGCTGGCGTGCCGATTAAGGCTGCAGTCGCCGGTATTGCCATGGGCCTCGCGTCCGACGGCAAGCGCTACCAGGTCATCACCGACTTACAAGACCTCGAAGACGGCGAGGGTGGCATGGACTTCAAAATTACCGGTACGCGCAAAGGTATTACGGCTATTCAGCTTGATACAAAGACCGATGGCCTTCCTCATACCGTAGTCGTCGAAGCCGTCACCCGCGCGCAGTCTGCCCGCATGAAGATTCTGGATGTCATGGCCAAGGCAATTCCTGAGCCGCGTGCCGAACTTTCACCAAACGCGCCTCGCATCATCACCATTAACATTAACCCAGATAAGATTCGCGAAGTAATTGGTCCTGGTGGAAAGACGATCAACGAGATTATCGAGAAAACCGGCGTGTCTGACATTGATATTGAACAGACTGGCTTGGTCATGATCACCTCGCCTGATGCGGAATCCGCACAGAAGGCGTATGATTGGATCTACAACCTAACGCGTGACATTGAAGTAAACGAGGTATTCCACGGCAACGTGGTGCGCCTCATGGACTTCGGTGCGTTCGTAGAACTTCTTCCCGGCAAGGACGGGCTTGTCCATGTGTCCGAAATGGCCCCGTGGAGAGTTGAGAAAGTAACCGATGTCGTCAATGTGGGCGATAAGGTGCATGTGAAGGTCATCGAAATCGACGAAAAAGGACGCGTGAACCTCTCGATGAAAAAAGCCGAGGGCAACGTCTACACAGATGAGATGAAAGCCAAAGCCGGCTCCGGAGACAGCGAATCAACCAGCCGACGCGGCGCAAAACCGCCCCAAGGCAAACGGTACGACTAG
- a CDS encoding TraR/DksA C4-type zinc finger protein, protein MAKVVSPKIIEEMKLLLIAEKAKLEKELTQFAHRDPKAPGTFVTEYKDTGSDEGENAFEVAQFSDNLSLEQELESALKDVNSALKAVEKGIYGTCKYCQQPITEARLKIRPTSTSCVACKKTLTQEM, encoded by the coding sequence ATGGCCAAAGTTGTATCACCAAAAATTATCGAAGAAATGAAGCTCTTGCTTATTGCTGAGAAGGCTAAGCTAGAAAAAGAGCTGACCCAATTTGCACATCGCGATCCCAAGGCTCCTGGCACTTTTGTCACCGAGTACAAAGACACAGGAAGCGATGAAGGCGAAAACGCTTTTGAAGTTGCTCAGTTCAGCGACAACCTTTCACTCGAGCAGGAACTCGAATCAGCGCTTAAAGATGTTAATTCAGCTTTGAAAGCAGTGGAAAAGGGTATTTACGGCACTTGCAAATATTGTCAGCAGCCAATTACCGAGGCCCGCTTGAAAATTCGTCCGACATCTACCTCGTGCGTGGCCTGTAAAAAGACGCTTACCCAAGAAATGTAG
- a CDS encoding NYN domain-containing protein — MLDFSNRRVGVFIDVQNMYYSARNIYGSKVNYGNIVQAATGNQKLIRAIAYTISTKTGDELPFFEALHKSGIEVNTKELLEYESGQKKGDWDVGITVDIIRMLDTFDVVVIVSGDGDYVPLGEYIKNRGRIFHVVSFRESTSSKLVEAADIYTNLSDNLGEFLIKDAKYRPAQQRRGSTTDTFDDVIAEQSENQFKSAPAAPVVEAPKRRGRPAKIT; from the coding sequence ATGTTAGATTTTTCGAATCGGAGAGTGGGCGTTTTCATTGATGTGCAGAACATGTATTACAGTGCGAGAAATATTTACGGAAGCAAAGTCAACTACGGAAACATCGTGCAGGCCGCAACCGGAAATCAGAAACTTATTCGAGCAATTGCGTATACTATTTCGACTAAGACAGGAGATGAGTTGCCCTTTTTCGAAGCTCTCCACAAGTCAGGCATCGAAGTGAATACCAAGGAACTGCTCGAGTACGAGTCAGGCCAAAAGAAAGGGGACTGGGACGTAGGCATCACCGTTGATATCATCCGCATGCTTGATACGTTCGATGTCGTGGTGATCGTGTCCGGTGACGGAGATTACGTTCCGCTCGGCGAATACATTAAGAACCGCGGCCGCATTTTCCATGTCGTGAGTTTCCGCGAGTCGACATCGAGCAAGCTCGTGGAGGCCGCAGACATTTACACAAACTTGTCAGACAACTTGGGCGAGTTCCTCATCAAAGACGCAAAATATCGCCCCGCGCAGCAACGCAGAGGATCGACCACGGACACGTTTGATGACGTCATTGCCGAGCAGAGTGAGAATCAATTCAAATCCGCTCCTGCCGCTCCAGTCGTCGAAGCACCGAAGCGACGTGGCCGACCAGCGAAGATCACATAA